From Coffea arabica cultivar ET-39 chromosome 2e, Coffea Arabica ET-39 HiFi, whole genome shotgun sequence, the proteins below share one genomic window:
- the LOC140037237 gene encoding type III polyketide synthase A-like — protein sequence MSKEILDQYPELTTEGSPTIKQRLEIANPAVVEMAKEASLACIKEWGRPADDITHVVYVSSSEIRLPGGDLYLATELGLRSDVGRVMLYFLGCYGGVTGLRVAKDIAENNPGSRVLLATSETTILGFRPPSKARPYDLVGAALFGDGAAAVIIGADPIIGTESPFMELNYAVQQFLPGTNNVIDGRLSEEGINFRLGRDLPQKIEDNIEAFCKKLMAKAGLGDFNDLFWAVHPGGPAILNRLESTLKLKPGKLECSRRTLMDFGNVSSNTILYVMEYMREELQKEGGEEWGLALAFGPGITFEGILVRSL from the coding sequence ATGTCAAAGGAGATCCTTGACCAATACCCTGAACTAACAACTGAAGGCTCACCAACCATCAAACAAAGGCTTGAAATTGCAAATCCAGCAGTTGTAGAGATGGCAAAGGAAGCAAGTTTGGCTTGCATCAAGGAATGGGGAAGGCCTGCTGATGATATCACCCATGTTGTTTATGTTTCCTCAAGTGAGATAAGATTGCCTGGAGGAGATCTTTACCTTGCTACTGAACTTGGCTTAAGGAGTGATGTTGGTCGCGTAATGCTGTACTTTCTGGGCTGTTATGGGGGTGTTACTGGTCTCAGGGTTGCCAAGGACATTGCTGAAAACAATCCAGGAAGCAGAGTTCTCCTGGCTACTTCTGAGACTACCATACTTGGCTTCCGTCCTCCAAGCAAGGCGCGCCCTTATGATCTGGTTGGTGCTGCACTTTTTGGTGATGGAGCCGCTGCAGTGATCATTGGGGCTGATCCCATAATTGGAACAGAATCTCCATTCATGGAATTAAACTATGCAGTTCAGCAATTCTTGCCAGGGACCAACAACGTCATTGATGGCCGGCTTTCTGAAGAGGGCATAAATTTCAGGCTTGGTAGAGACCTTCCTCAAAAGATTGAGGACAACATTGAGGCATTCTGCAAAAAGCTCATGGCCAAAGCTGGTTTGGGAGACTTCAATGACTTGTTTTGGGCTGTCCACCCTGGCGGACCGGCTATCCTTAACCGATTAGAAAGCACCCTCAAGTTGAAGCCTGGAAAGCTGGAATGCAGCAGGAGGACGCTGATGGACTTTGGGAATGTTAGCAGCAACACTATATTGTATGTGATGGAGTACATGAGGGAAGAGTTGCAGAAGGAGGGTGGTGAAGAATGGGGACTTGCTTTAGCATTTGGTCCAGGCATAACCTTTGAAGGCATCCTCGTTCGAAGCCTCTAA
- the LOC140036904 gene encoding uncharacterized protein: MDSSNQRAAESSGASFLASGDALRNDRLFPQLFTSVPSLNEAASYLAETTSLFTSCFSDFSVDRAPDDPGGREMVTLVSEETRGQLDSNYVSSRGSTLSRVESSYAAQGAPSVHDEIATGLIGDSSQNSSVLVNTANSSQSSIPIFQGLIERVRRTVRGSADDIGWLQRTSDLPPVEDGNERFVEILDDIRHGLRRLPNTVVYLLVPGLFSNHSPLYFVGTKTRFSKMGLTCHIAKIHSEASVEKNAKEIKDYIEEIYWGSRKRVLLLGHSKGGVDAAAALSMYWPDLKDKVAGLALAQSPYGGTPIASDILREGQLGDYVNIRKLMEILICKVIKGDLQALEDITYDKRKEFLRKWHLPEELPVVSFHTEANTSAVALATLSQVAQAELPMFAPLSAGQPATVPVVLPSGAVMAACAQLLQTRYGEKSDGLVTCRDAEVPGSIVVRPKRKLDHGWMVYSSLNDDQSEADASQVCEALLTLLVEVGQKKRHQLAMKDE, encoded by the exons aTGGACAGCAGTAATCAAAGGGCCGCCGAATCAAGTGGTGCATCATTCTTG GCTAGTGGTGATGCCTTGAGAAATGATCGGCTCTTTCCCCAGCTTTTTACCTCTGTACCATCACTTAATGAAGCTGCCTCTTATTTAGCAGAGACGACTTCACTATTTACTAgctgtttttctgatttttctg TTGATCGTGCACCAGATGATCCTGGTGGAAGAGAAATGGTTACATTGGTGTCTGAAGAAACTAGGGGACAATTAGACAGTAATTATGTGTCTTCACGTGGGAGTACTCTATCACGTGTTGAATCATCTTATGCAGCTCAAGGTGCCCCATCAGTCCATGATGAGATAGCTACTGGCTTAATTGGTGACTCATCTCAAAATTCTAGTGTGCTTGTCAATACAGCTAATAGCAGCCAAAGTAGCATTCCTATATTCCAAGG CCTTATTGAGCGAGTGAGGAGGACTGTTCGTGGCTCAGCAGACGACATTGGATGGCTACAACGTACATCGGACTTGCCTCCTGTAGAGGATGGAAATGAAAGATTTGTGGAAATCCTTGATGATATTCG GCATGGTTTACGCAGGTTGCCAAATACAGTGGTTTACTTGTTAGTTCCAG GTCTTTTCAGCAATCACAGTCCGCTCTATTTTGTTGGTACAAAAACTAGGTTCTCTAAGATGGGTCTTACATGTCATATTGCCAAAATCCATAGTGAG GCTTCAGTGGAAAAAAATGCCAAGGAGATAAAAGACTATATTGAAGAAATCTATTGGGGCTCCAGGAAGCGTGTTTTGCTTCTTGGACACAGTAAAGGTGGAGTAGATGCAGCTGCTGCATTGTCCATGTATTGGCCTGATTTGAAAGATAAGGTTGCAGGGTTGGCATTAGCACAGAGTCCTTATGGTGGGACTCCCATTGCTTCTGATATACTGCGTGAGGGACAGCTTGGTGATTATGTTAACATCCGGAAGCTTATGGAAATCCTGATCTGCAAAGTGATTAAG GGTGACCTGCAAGCACTTGAAGATATAACTTATGATAAGAGGAAGGAATTCTTGAGGAAGTGGCATTTGCCTGAAGAACTCCCAGTTGTATCTTTCCATACAGAAGCCAACACTTCTGCTGTGGCTTTGGCCACGCTATCCCAGGTGGCACAGGCAGAATTACCCATGTTTGCACCTCTATCTGCAGGCCAACCAGCAACTGTCCCAGTTGTATTGCCTAGTGGTGCTGTGATGGCTGCATGTGCCCAACTGCTTCAGACCAGATATGGTGAGAAGAGTGATGGACTTGTTACCTGCCGTGATGCTGAGGTTCCTGGCTCCATTGTAGTGCGACCAAAGCGTAAACTAGACCATGGCTGGATGGTGTACTCGTCATTGAATGATGATCAATCAGAAGCAGATGCCTCTCAAGTATGTGAAGCTCTACTGACTTTGCTTGTTGAGGTTGGACAGAAGAAGAGACATCAACTTGCAATGAAGGATGAATGA